Within Scomber japonicus isolate fScoJap1 chromosome 1, fScoJap1.pri, whole genome shotgun sequence, the genomic segment accaaaataaatcttcaaatggtgttaaatattttgttttgtttttgttacatgctgtgtgtaaatgtaactggataatcatattttctttttttaatttatcttgGTACAGCTCTCACCACACTGCTAGGAAACAATGCAAATATATCTTACATTTACAGTGCTGTGCAAAAGTTTGTGCTTTGGTACTAAAAGTAAAATTGGGATAATAAAATGCCATGAAtagtttttgtttattaattataattaactTCATAGTTCAAGTTCAATAGACTTGAACATGTGCAAGCCTCTGTGGAGGCCATACCATCAGTAGTACTTGCACAATACTGCAATACACTGTACATCCTGTGTGATTGTGAAGTACAAACTCCTTCCTTGTCCTTGAGATGTTTTTTAGGGGATGTGGGCAGTTTTCCAACCTAGGAGGAGTTACTGTGAACATGTAGTTATTTTTTATaagatgttttcttctttttaaaaattctgtgaattttaataaacatgtaaacccaaataaatacacatataattTTTTTCACACTATGATGTCCATTCAACAGTGTAAGGGAACCTTCAGTACCCTGTGAAGCTGTAAGCTGTATTGATACAACAGCAACACTACCCTAAGTAAAGTAGCAAGCCACACTTCAAGCTCAGAAAAGTTCAGTCCAGGTTCTATACAGTGACATGCTGCCTTTTAGCTACATACAATGCAAAACCAAATATTCACAATGTTGATGTTAAATACCAATGTTAGTAGATATGGAAACATTTTCATTGCTAAAAATAAAGCTGCTTGTAATGATCCCCAGGTGGGAAAAGGAGCATGTTAATGCAGCACAAGACAACAAGCAGCTGAGAAGATTCTCCACATAAGGTCTATTTAAAAGagctctgttttaaaacagcttGTAAGTGGGCCAAACTGTACTTGAAAGTTCTTCTCGATATGTAGgaccaaaagtatgtggacttCACATTTCTTATTGTTTACATTaaatgtttaaccctttcatgcatgaattgtgatttttttctcctaattctttccatttttctttaGGCATTTTGAACAGCTGTCCACTACAGTGACCAGTATGTGTGAAAGggttcaattaaattaaatagaatttcctttttcttctcatcTCTTGTCatgaatttgttatttttatttaagaaaCTCCAACCTCTCTTTTGTAGTTGTATACAGACAGGCATAACTGTGCACACCCAGTTTCACACACCTGTGACACATGCAGTGTTTCACATAGGTTGCAAAGTCTCTGAAGTTTCCATTTACAGTGATAAAGGTTTTCATGCCTTACGATACaacatgctgtttatttgttcttGGGGAACCTGGAACTGTATAAAAGCATTCACTGGGTGCCATCACGGCACTCATTCTCTATTCAGGCTTTAAGGTAAGGACCCATCCTCCTTtacctccttttccttttcctttataTAAGGAATTTATGTGCTTTATTTTAGGCTGACATTAGGTAGCAATTTCTATGATGCCCATATCTGCAATGCATTATAAGCATactcataaaacattataatatacTTATAGTACTGTATAATTATAGTCAAAAGCACCCATAAATATTCATAATGCTTTAGAACAATAAACGTATTATAAAGCATGTGTAAGGTCAAGTATCATTATACTTCATAATGCATTATAATCATtgttataatgcattataatgtgTATGTAAGTTATTCTAAGTAAAAATGCAAGCAAATTACCAGAAATTATAgtttatatacattatatgGTTTAACAGTTATATGGATTTTCTCAGTATGAATTGTGTTTTggcttcctgtctctttcacaCTCTATTTCACCATCCTTACTATAGGTCTGTTGTAACCATGTTGGTTTTCTCTTGGTCCGTTGTGGCTCTGTTGCTGGTGTCCTCTTCCTGGGCTGAGGTAAAAAACCACAAACCACATCTCACCGACATGACATGAGGCTTAAGTCAAACAGAAGTGGaatattatacatttaatgttaaagttgaaaaataattacaaaacacATGTCATAGATGTTTTAAGTTAAAGCTACGCTGTATGTATGGATGACAAGAATGGCACAAAAAAAGAACTACGAGATAATCAGATCATAGTCAAACCTTAAAAAGTAAATCTATATTTAAATGACAATAGATTCAGATTTGAAAAGGAAATATGCTTTTGCTtgatataaaaaagaagaagcactAAATGGTTTTACATAGATAGACTTGAATGAAATTAGGTTCAGGAAATTACACTGAAAAAATCTGacattaagttaaaaaaaaacaaaacaaccaatcCACTTCTGAACCCTATGGGCAGGACattttcaaaattaaataaatcattatttaattattattattcatatgaATAAACTGTGTAAACTATAGCAATGAACCAAAACTTTTGAAATATTGAATTAAACTCAActcattattataaaatgtgttacattcttttgttttattggtgTTGTTAATGTTACCTTTTCTTTTAAGTCGCTTTCTAGCCACTTCTAATCACCTCAGCCAGTCCTCATCAAACAAACTAGATTAGACCAGATTCAGCCAGTTAGCTGCTAGCTAGAGCAACAACAATGTCAAAGTGATTCAAAAAGAACTGGTTACTGCTGTACATGAACACAGTACATAGACACAGTAAATAACTTCTGTTTTTATGTAGCTTAACAGGGTTACTGCGCAGGGCTGTGAGCTTGGATTATTACTCAGCATCAAAGTGAAAACCTGGTGTTGACTGACTTGAATTACATGTTTTATGGATAACCTTCTGCTGTATAATATTTTGCTCTTCTTTTCCATGTCACTCTGGACGAGTATAGGAAAGTAAGAAACctggtttatttattatttcctttttgtAGAAATATGTTATATTTGGTATTTGATTGATGTTAGCAACAAAGGGGAATTCCATTTATAGTGAAGGTGATGTCACACAATGTAATACACTGTGTTGTGCAGAGGTTGCTTCTATTGACGAGGACACATCCAAGGAGCTTTCTGTGGGTGAACTGCTGGAGAGAGCCAACAGAGACCGCCGTAAGTAGAGCTTCCCATAACTTAaaccaagtagttttagttGCTTATGGTTAatcaataaactataaataaaatatagtgtaacagtagcacaggAACAATGATGTctatatgtattaatattaatgtactGAATTAGTAAGGGTGTGGTTGTTTGTTTATGAATTCAACTATTTATTTGTAAGAGGAAGAATGTGCTATTTCCTTGTTCAAGATGTATATAGTGTCACTTTAAACACATGACCAAACAGTTGTACAATTTACAATGACTGCAGTGCAGTGTTGATTATCTGTTAAAGAGAAGACAAAtctatcatcatttttttgatCATACATTGTGCCTGTTTGGGTAAAAGCAGACAAATGATGATACCATCTAATAGTGAAATCAGTCTTGGTCTCGAGACCACATTTTaaggtcttggtcttgtctcggaATCGACTGCAGTTTTGCTCTGTCTTGACTTGGTCTTGGATGAGCTGGACTCTTTTATGTTTTACTGTGACTGAGTGTAAAACTCCCACCAATTTCAAATGCAACCGataacttattttactttgaaagttttccaaataatgaaaaatactgCCGTAAAGAGTGCGATATACATCACAACGATATAGATGACAGAACACAATATGAAATGGTGGACGTTTTTCTCTTATATCTGATATATATCATCCTATTACACAGCCCTACtgtacattcatttatattgtaCTAACATTcctaaataatgtttttcttttttagcagAGGAGTAATGTAAATGCCGAGCCTCATGATAACACTACTGTCTAATACTGCCTACTATCTACTACTATGATACTATCATATGCCTCAATCTAGGCATCTTCAAATCTACAAATAATCAGAGTCAATATCTCTTTAATAAAGGAAGGAATctcagtctgtgtgtatgtctgtatgtccTTCACATATCTCTTGAACCATTTACCTGAGCACCTCCACACTTGGAGGGTATAAGGCTCAGGACCTAAGGGAGTGCAGTGTTGAATTTGGCGCAATCtgaacatgcaaaacatttgaGCACTTAAGCATTTAACCCCAACCGGTTGAGGCACATGGCCGCCCTCTTAGAGTCCCGGTTTTGCCTGAGGTTTCTTTCCGCCCttggggagtttttccttgccactgtcaccagaGGCTTGGTCATAttggaatgttgggtctctttaatttaaatttagattacttttgttgtgatttggcgctgtataaataaagattgattgattgattgaagcaACTTTGCTCTGTGCAGGGGAAGAGCAGAGTTTCAGGGCTCTGCCTGCATGTCAGGGAGATACTTGGGACAAGGTATGACATGAGTCAGAGAAAAGTGTTCTACagagagaaaagtagacagtgaaaacagagcttttaatcaagaatggacaCTGGTTTCTGTACAGAAAGTCCCCAGAGTCCAATACAAAATGACTGTACTTAggctgtaaaatgaaaaaaacacttcCACAGACAGTTCAGTACCAGAAGCAGTCTCATTGGTCTCACCACTACAGACAAAGCACCAATCTTTGGAACAAACATACCCACTCAAATCCACACTGAAGGCACAGAATATAAGAACAGTCAGATTATTTTCAGCAGATTATTTTAGTTGAAAATGACCAATTTGTGCTGGATTTGTAGACCCTGACATTGATGAGCCCACCCTGATTGGAGGAGACATCGCTATCAAGTCTGAGGCAGACAGAAACGCTGACCCCTGCACCTCCCGAGGCTGCCTGTGGTTGAAGTGGTCTGATGGCAAAGTCTATATCCCCTACTACATCGCCAACCACTACTGTAAGCACTGATTGTTCTATTTAGATAGACAGAGCCATGAGGTAGAGGGACATAGAAGTTatctaaatgtaaaacaatataAACGATTATGAAATGATAACTAATGGAGAAACAACAATGACACTTAAGTCTGCAGCAGTACAATACATTAATGTGGCATTGTTCCTACGCAAAAGTTATGCAACATGAATGAGCAAGTCAAACTGAAGTTACAGATATTTTGAACCTCTCTATTTGTCCTGTTAGCCTCCAGGGAGGTGTCTATCATCACTCGTGGTCTGGAGTCTTTCTCTTCAGTGTCCTGCATCCGTTTCAGACCCTACCAGCAAGGTGATAGCGAGTGGCTGAGCATCGAGTCCAGGCAGGGGTAAGGCTCTGGCAGTATAGCTCTCCACACAACGACAGGGTTTAAACCATGCACGTTGGAGTTCTACAAGTTATGTGTAATTCACCTTCAACCAGCCTTGAGCCTGACATGAATATTAAACAGCCACTAATAATAACCACTAAATAGCAGAATAACCAAACAAATTTTGAATCTCTTATAATTCCACATGTATGATTTCTTAaatctgctttatgtttatgtgttcaCAGCTGCTACTCTTTTGTGGGTCGTCAGGGTAGTGGTCAGACTGTGTCTCTAAACCGTCAAGGCTGCCTGTACCATGGCACCATCCAGCACGAGCTGCTCCATGCCCTTGGCTTCAACCACGAACAGACTCGCTCTGACAGGGACAACCACATCAGGGTGTACTGGGAAAACATCATTGATGGTTAGACTCAGACAGAAGCCACGCTCAGTTTCACCATCTATTATTTGACTTGTATGTTAGTCTAGTATTTCTAAAGTAAAGGCAGAATTAGTCTCACTATTTGAAacgtttgtttttctctctgaaataTTCTTCCAGACACAACATGATTTCAGCAAAACAGAATAAGTCAATATGATAATCTGATATTAGATCATTAATTCGTACAGCTTTAGATGAGAGAGTTCTAATGTTTAGGAGCCCACATTTAACTCTCCTATTTCGTTGTACTAATGCAGATGTGGTATAAATTTGTATCCGATTTTTGAGAATAACTCTTCAATTTACAACTGATTTATTTGCTTTCGGTGGTCGGAAGGCAGACACAGTTTCTATATTTAATTGGGTGGGTAACTGCTCAAGAAGCGCAGAGAAGCATGTAAGACTGCAGCTCTGCCTCCTGGTCTGGATTCTGAGTTGTCATGGATTTAGGTTAATATATTTGGCCATATTTCTATATATAGTATGAGGGCAGCTGGCTGGTTTTCTTGCAGTTTCAGCAGAAACTCTGAAAAACTTAAAGAGCAAGCTTTGAAGCTGTTgcctcagaaaaaaaacagaaagggaaggaggcCTGGTTGGAACTGAGGCAGCTTTGATAGGCTGAGACACCTAACAGTCATAAACGAAACATACTTCTTTCTGAGCCTAATATCTGCTTAACAGAGCTGATTCTCAAAAGTTGAAGGGTTTTCCCTCAGGTTAACCACACAGAATTGCAGGTTAAGGCCTCATCATTTAGCTGTGTTAATGGATTGTATAAAGAGTTAAATTGAACCCACATATTTAGTATTAGTCACAATTCTTAAATACTGCTGTTGTTTTAGCTTTATTCATTAAGCTCATCTTTGTACAACTTTATAGAATCTACTCACTCTGTGCaaacttaaatgaaaaaatgtaaatgtctgatttcacatGTATATTTTCTCACTTCTCTGCAGACATGAAGTACAACTTCAACAAGATTAACACTCTGAACCAGGGAACTCCTTATGACTACAACTCTGTCATGCAATACGAGAAGTATGAATAacttaatttgtttgtttgtgtcatcaTCTATATTTTCATTAATCTTTCATTTCCCCTGCAGCGTCATTCAAGTACTTACTACCAGTATCTGTAGAGGTTTCGGGGGCCGGGAAGTGGATTAATTTAATGGATTAATTTGCATTGCAGGTTTGCTTCAAACCTATTTGTTTCAAAAGTTGTATTGTTGTTGCGCACTTCCCAGCCTCCGTAGGTTTCATTGTAGTTTGATATTACATAAGATATGACTAGCAGCTAAATTAGAGTTTAACAGCTGATTCCAGGGAATTTCACTGCCTGTACAAGATGTCCTTCATCCCATTAGTGATTTTGGGAAAGCAAGTAGGGTTGGGTATCAGTACTCAGTACTTTTAAGGTATTGAccgaaataaatcaaaatagtATTGAAACGTCTCCCGTCCAACGacacctgcaatcaatcctttttgcacctaGAACTAGATGATATGACCATTTGAATGGACTTGttgacagccaatcaacacaagcgttcttcgatgaaaaaatattaataatttgaagactttaaaaaaaatacattgtgtGTCTTTTAGATATGGAGGAGCGGTGGCATTTGATGCAGTTTAAGTATTCTCTACTTTAGGAGGAATAAAcctatttgctttcttgtcaaGAATGAAATGAGAGGATAAACACTCTTAACAGAGAGTAGTAGCAgtcttctcatttaactcttggcaagaaagcaattAAACACACTTCCTAAATTGTCAAATGAACAGTTATCACATTACACTTGTTCCCTTTCAGGCAATCAAAGCAAACTTAACCTGCACTGAACTACTTTCTATGATTCTCTAGGTACGCCTTCTCCAAGAACAACTATCCCACTATGTTGCCCATTCCCAACAGCAATGTAGCTTTTGGCCAGGCCACCCAGATGAGCAAGAATGACATTGCTAGACTGAACAGGCTCTACAAGTGCTGTGAGTGCACCCTGAGCAGACCAGACcgaacacaaacaaatacagacacaacaTTGTTTGAATATTCACACAGCGAGCATCTGTGAGTCCCACTTATTGCATTGTCTTAAATAATCCTAATGACACGCATTTTCTCTGCAGAAACCGCATATCACCTTTGACCTGCTGCCCTGAAGACATCACAGCGTGCTGATGAAGGAGTTAAGGATGTGGGCCAGATTTAACTGATGGCAGTTAGGATTGGctttgtaaaaataaacatgaaaacttCAAATTGGTGCTAGACTCTTTTATGAATAGAAAACAGACATACAATCTAGTGACATTAATGAGAAACTT encodes:
- the LOC128365932 gene encoding hatching enzyme 1.2-like codes for the protein MLVFSWSVVALLLVSSSWAEEKVASIDEDTSKELSVGELLERANRDRHPDIDEPTLIGGDIAIKSEADRNADPCTSRGCLWLKWSDGKVYIPYYIANHYSSREVSIITRGLESFSSVSCIRFRPYQQGDSEWLSIESRQGCYSFVGRQGSGQTVSLNRQGCLYHGTIQHELLHALGFNHEQTRSDRDNHIRVYWENIIDDMKYNFNKINTLNQGTPYDYNSVMQYEKYAFSKNNYPTMLPIPNSNVAFGQATQMSKNDIARLNRLYKCCECTLSRPDRTQTNTDTTLFEYSHSEHL